The Medicago truncatula cultivar Jemalong A17 chromosome 4, MtrunA17r5.0-ANR, whole genome shotgun sequence genome includes a region encoding these proteins:
- the LOC11406909 gene encoding senescence-specific cysteine protease SAG39 — MTANNQLYHSISLSLLLCLGLFAIQVTSRTLQDDSIIYEKHEQWMVHYGKVYKDLQERENRLKIFKENVNYIEASNNAGNNKLYKLGINQFADITNEEFIASRNKFKGHMCSSITKTSTFKYENASVPSTVDWRKKGAVTPVKNQGQCGCCWAFSAVAATEGIHKLSTGKLVSLSEQELVDCDTKGVDQGCEGGLMDDAFKFIIQNHGLHTEAQYPYQGVDGTCSANETSTPAATIAGYEDVPANNENALQKAVANQPISVAIDASGSDFQFYKSGVFTGSCGTQLDHGVTAVGYGISNDGTKYWLVKNSWGNDWGEEGYIRMQRSVDAAQGLCGIAMMASYPTA; from the exons ATGACTGCCAATAATCAATTATatcatagcatttcattgtcaTTGCTTTTATGTTTGGGATTGTTTGCTATTCAAGTCACTTCTCGTACTCTCCAAGATGACTCCATCATATATGAGAAGCATGAACAATGGATGGTTCACTATGGCAAAGTCTATAAGGATCTTCAAGAAAGAGAGAATCGTTTAAAGATATTCAAAGAAAACGTAAATTACATTGAAGCTTCCAACAATGCTGGCAATAACAAGTTATACAAATTAGGCATTAATCAATTTGCAGACATCACCAACGAGGAGTTCATAGCATCTAGAAACAAATTCAAAGGTCATATGTGCTCCTCAATCACAAAGACAAGTACTTTTAAGTATGAAAATGCAAGTGTTCCATCAACAGTGGATTGGAGAAAGAAAGGAGCAGTAACACCAGTGAAGAACCAAGGTCAATGTG GATGTTGTTGGGCATTTTCTGCTGTTGCGGCAACCGAAGGAATCCATAAGTTGAGTACTGGGAAGTTGGTCTCTTTATCGgaacaagaacttgttgattgtGACACAAAAGGTGTAGACCAAGGTTGTGAGGGTGGTCTTATGGATGATgctttcaaattcatcattcaaaATCATGGACTCCACACTGAAGCTCAATACCCCTATCAAGGTGTTGACGGAACTTGCAGTGCAAATGAAACTTCAACCCCTGCTGCTACTATTGCTGGATATGAAGATGTCccggcaaacaatgagaatgcACTGCAAAAAGCAGTGGCTAATCAACCAATTTCCGTAGCCATTGATGCGAGTGGCTCCGATTTCCAATTTTACAAAAGTGGTGTCTTCACTGGTTCATGTGGTACTCAGTTGGATCATGGTGTTACTGCTGTGGGTTATGGCATTAGTAATGATGGAACCAAGTATTGGTTGGTTAAGAATTCATGGGGAAATGATTGGGGTGAAGAAGGATACATTAGGATGCAAAGGAGCGTAGATGCTGCTCAAGGACTTTGTGGCATTGCAATGATGGCATCTTATCCCACTGCTTGA
- the LOC11414123 gene encoding uncharacterized protein gives MAEEFSTGMAMVPHAISSKKRSAKNEKLCLEDYIHLLHSRNTNDLTMNQLNQVIRIHGFKKIHHAPKKVLTDAVDAIDLVDLPRSTLSESISVFAVLTVEEAVADLSDLNWQECCVTSIQKFGCCEDRRSFPALVDQNQLQSQSHCLIPETSKRKLEATKLVPRRKRSSIQSLHSSASIVDSASLVSC, from the exons atggCTGAAGAATTCTCAACGGGAATGGCAATGGTACCACACGCAATCTCCTCGAAGAAGCGTTCAGCAAAGAACGAAAAGCTCTGCCTCGAAGATTACATTCATCTTCTTCACTCTCGCAACACCAATGATCTCACTATGAATCAACTCAATCag GTCATTCGTATTCACGGCTTCAAGAAAATTCATCACGCTCCTAAG AAAGTGTTGACTGATGCTGTGGACGCGATCGATCTGGTGGATCTACCACGATCTACGCTTTCCGAGAGCATTTCCGTGTTTGCTGTGCTGACGGTGGAGGAAGCTGTTGCAGATCTCAGCGATCTCAACTGGCAAGAGTGTTGTGTCACTTCTATCCAGAAATTCGGTTGCTGCGAGGATCGGAGATCGTTTCCTGCTTTGGTGGATCAGAATCAGTTGCAGTCACAAAGCCATTGTCTCATTCCTGAAACTTCTAAGCGTAAGCTAGAAGCTACAAAATTGGTGCCAAGGCGTAAGAGGAGCAGTATTCAATCTCTTCACTCTTCCGCTTCGATTGTTGATTCTGCTTCGCTCGTTTCATGCTGA
- the LOC11414124 gene encoding protein AGENET DOMAIN (AGD)-CONTAINING P1, producing the protein MRPPMRRVDYKIGDKVEVCSKEEGFFGSYYKARVVSRLQNGQYMVQYKNLLLEDKSGPLVETIYPYELRPTPPRVRNPHEFQLNQKVDAFHNDGWWVGQITSEKIITAEEGHCYWVYFSTSSETNYYRYDQIRVHHEWFGGEWILDA; encoded by the coding sequence ATGCGTCCACCAATGAGGAGAGTGGATTACAAAATAGGAGATAAAGTAGAAGTATGCAGTAAAGAAGAGGGGTTTTTCGGTTCGTACTACAAAGCCAGAGTTGTTTCACGTCTCCAAAATGGACAATACATGGTTCAATACAAGAatcttttgcttgaggacaagtcTGGACCTCTTGTAGAGACCATTTATCCATATGAGCTACGTCCAACACCACCACGTGTTCGTAATCCTCATGAATTTCAACTCAATCAGAAAGTTGATGCTTTCCATAATGATGGTTGGTGGGTAGGGCAAATCACCAGTGAGAAGATCATCACTGCTGAAGAGGGCCATTGCTATTGGGTGTATTTCAGCACTAGCTCAGAGACGAATTACTACCGCTATGATCAGATCAGAGTTCATCATGAGTGGTTTGGTGGAGAGTGGATCTTGGATGCATAA